A window of Argopecten irradians isolate NY chromosome 1, Ai_NY, whole genome shotgun sequence contains these coding sequences:
- the LOC138326227 gene encoding sialate O-acetylesterase-like has translation MKYPGNMTSVLQLVLLLLLFTSVTSEPGKLSFASYYGDHMVLQRAPQRAVVWGYAPGFFGSVTLTVTGPGTGGGTYTSRITTHPDVGGVWSVTLRPVNDTKPYIIKVSDKENTTSIEDVLFGDVWLCSGQSNMQFTVNMSYNASVQLEDVANYTEVRVFTAQEATSRVALRDLKAVLEPWSLPSKASLDGKEFTYFSDLCWLYGRYLHDHLSYPIGLIDSTWGGTAIEQWTSSAVLKKCNVPPKPLHDSELWNAMISPFASMTLYGAIWYQGESNAAEPSTYNCTFPGMIQDWRMHFSANSDTSPDFPFGFVQLGAFRNDSSITTGFPDIRWHQTADVGYVPNNLMPNTFMAVAMDLPDFNSPWGSIHPRDKDTVARRLVMAAMSVAYNLTIGEIQGPFPQSFQVDSGYMTLYVRYTYRELAPIRSNKGFEVICSPFEKKQESSDVSNNAVWSPVPIIQSDDTSLTLDLQQACANQTVAGVRYAWRESPCDYKACAIYSLYSDLPAPPYLVVGDLPYGSLVKNP, from the exons ATGAAGTACCCCGGTAATATGACATCAGTACTGCAGCTAGTACTCCTGTTACTGCTGTTCACCAGTGTCACATCAG AGCCAGGGAAACTATCCTTTGCCTCTTACTATGGCGATCACATGGTCTTACAACGTGCCCCACAACGGGCCGTGGTATGGGGGTACGCACCTGGATTTTTTGGGTCGGTCACGCTGACAGTGACGGGGCCAGGCACTGGAGGGGGTACCTACACTTCACGTATCACCACTCACCCAGACGTTGGAGGGGTATGGAGCGTCACTCTTCGGCCTGTCAATGACACCAAGCCCTACATCATTAAGGTATCTGACAAGGAGAACACGACAAGTATAGAAGACGTCTTGTTTGGGGATGTGTGGCTCTGCTCGGGACAAAGCAACATGCAGTTTACGGTCAATATG TCGTACAATGCATCTGTCCAACTGGAGGACGTTGCTAACTACACTGAAGTACGAGTATTTACAGCACAAGAGGCCACATCCAGGGTTGCCCTTAGGGATCTAAAGGCAGTATTGGAACCTTGGTCTCTCCCCAGTAAAG CGTCTTTGGACGGTAAGGAGTTCACCTACTTTTCGGACCTGTGTTGGCTATATGGTAGATACCTACATGATCACCTCTCCTATCCTATTGGTCTGATTGACTCCACGTGGGGTGGGACAGCCATCGAACAATGGACTTCTTCGGCTGTTCTCAAGAAATGCAACGTCCCTCCAAA ACCCCTTCACGACTCAGAACTTTGGAATGCCATGATCAGCCCATTCGCTAGTATGACACTGTACGGCGCTATTTGGTACCAAG GGGAATCTAATGCGGCTGAACCCAGTACGTACAATTGTACCTTCCCTGGAATGATACAGGATTGGCGGATGCATTTCTCTGCAAACAGCGATACGAGCCCAGACTTTCCTTTCGGCTTCGTGCAG CTGGGTGCATTTCGGAACGACTCTAGCATCACCACTGGATTCCCTGACATCAGATGGCACCAGACTGCTGATGTTGGATATGTTCCGAATAACCTGATGCCAAACACATTTATGGCCGTGGCGATGGACCTACCTGACTTTAATTCTCCCTGGGGAAG CATACACCCTCGGGATAAAGATACAGTGGCCCGACGGCTGGTGATGGCGGCCATGTCGGTGGCCTATAACCTGACGATAGGAGAGATCCAGGGACCGTTTCCTCAGTCGTTCCAGGTCGACAGTGGATACATGACGCTTTACGTGCGTTATACATACAGGGAGTTAGCTCCCATTAGATCTAACAAAGGTTTCGAG GTTATTTGTTCACCTTTTGAAAAGAAACAAGAATCTTCAGACGTAAGCAATAATGCCGTCTGGTCCCCGGTACCAATTATCCAATCAGACGACACCTCTCTCACTTTGGATCTCCAACAAGCATGCGCTAATCAAACTGTGGCGGGAGTTCGTTACGCATGGCGGGAATCTCCCTGTGATTACAAAGCATGCGCGATATATTCGCTGTACAGTGATCTGCCTGCTCCGCCATACCTTGTAGTGGGTGATCTGCCTTACGGTAGTTTAGTTAAGAATCCCTAA
- the LOC138326238 gene encoding protein sidekick-2-like isoform X2 → MAEVLACRGHMKNIGGWMKTKEETFLKNNNNQVPVFNKTPRDDNFPNDQPKDCYLCAATDEYIAYIRYLDGLTKGKLDKWWMENLALRKKYKEEIKSPLAKLIPVPRVNKLMTTDKGRGVLIQWEIPNDVTSVMIEGFLIAYRQCGLGSTNQVKLVPGSDVNIHVLAGLQTCTLYELKVAAYIGEGKGRYSIPMIIRTGVQTPETMLIQKATEPRYVPKIVRMYPVSDPAGIYVKWTPPSQYYGPTIAGYVIAFREAKSPDKSFQTCYIRGINTSYHVIKGVRKGVEYEVKIAAYNPSGDGPFSLAKLVRNSGERISSVQVKQILKKNKIKLPT, encoded by the exons ATGGCGGAGGTGCTGGCCTGTCGTGGGCACATGAAGAACATCG GAGGATGGATGAAAACAAAAGAAGAGACCTTCTTGAAGAACAATAATAACCAGGTTCCTGTTTTCAATAAAACCCCGCGAGATGATAATTTCCCAAACGACCAACCAAAGGATTGTTACCTGTGTGCTGCCACGGACGAATACATAGCCTATATCCGGTACCTGGACGGGCTTACCAAGGGCAAACTGGATAAGTGGTGGATGGAAAACCTCGCACTTCGTAAAAAGT ACAAAGAAGAAATAAAGTCACCTCTGGCAA AGCTAATTCCAGTACCTCGAGTCAATAAATTGATGACAACAGACAAAGGAAGAGGAGTCCTGATTCAATGGGAG ATTCCAAATGACGTCACATCAGTTATGATAGAGGGATTCCTCATAGCATACAGACAATGTGGTCTCGGATCAACTAATCAGGTGAAATTAGTACCCGGAAGTGACGTAAATATACACGTGCTCGCAGGACTACAGACATGTACCCTTTATGAACTGAAAGTAGCAGCCTATATTGGCGAGGGAAAGGGGCGTTACTCCATACCGATGATAATACGGACAGGAG TACAAACACCAGAAACCATGCTTATACAGAAAGCAACAG AGCCTCGTTATGTACCCAAGATAGTGAGGATGTACCCCGTCTCCGACCCAGCGGGTATCTATGTCAAGTGGACT CCGCCAAGTCAGTATTACGGCCCAACAATAGCTGGATATGTAATAGCGTTCAGGGAGGCCAAGTCACCAGATAAATCCTTCCAGACCTGCTACATCCGGGGTATCAACACTTCATATCATGTCATCAAAGGAGTCCGTAAAGGGGTTGAGTACGAGGTCAAAATAGCAGCCTATAATCCGTCTGGAGATGGCCCCTTTTCACTCGCGAAACTGGTCCGAAATTCAG gTGAGAGAATAAGCAGTGTTCAAGTAAAGCAGATCCTGAAGAAAAACAAGATAAAACTTCCTACGTGA
- the LOC138326238 gene encoding protein sidekick-1-like isoform X1, whose amino-acid sequence METMGHKKMFQPKIVKVCPVEDGKGIYIEWTVPKHRTSPPVIGYTVAYRRCELDINFSTRGALGGTTSNIVVSPSRASSVYEIKVAAFSHKEQGEYCPPVTWSLKDKEEIKSPLAKLIPVPRVNKLMTTDKGRGVLIQWEIPNDVTSVMIEGFLIAYRQCGLGSTNQVKLVPGSDVNIHVLAGLQTCTLYELKVAAYIGEGKGRYSIPMIIRTGVQTPETMLIQKATEPRYVPKIVRMYPVSDPAGIYVKWTPPSQYYGPTIAGYVIAFREAKSPDKSFQTCYIRGINTSYHVIKGVRKGVEYEVKIAAYNPSGDGPFSLAKLVRNSGERISSVQVKQILKKNKIKLPT is encoded by the exons ATGGAAACCATGGG ACACAAGAAAATGTTTCAGCCGAAGATTGTTAAAGTCTGTCCAGTAGAGGACGGCAAAGGGATTTATATAGAGTGGACG GTTCCCAAACATCGAACTTCTCCACCTGTCATTGGCTATACGGTGGCCTACAGGAGATGTGAACTTGACATCAACTTCAGCACCAGAGGAGCGCTAGGTGGCACCACCAGTAAcatagttgtctccccttccAGAGCTAGTTCAGTATACGAAATTAAAGTGGCAGCATTTAGCCACAAGGAACAAGGAGAATACTGTCCACCGGTCACGTGGTCATTGAAAG ACAAAGAAGAAATAAAGTCACCTCTGGCAA AGCTAATTCCAGTACCTCGAGTCAATAAATTGATGACAACAGACAAAGGAAGAGGAGTCCTGATTCAATGGGAG ATTCCAAATGACGTCACATCAGTTATGATAGAGGGATTCCTCATAGCATACAGACAATGTGGTCTCGGATCAACTAATCAGGTGAAATTAGTACCCGGAAGTGACGTAAATATACACGTGCTCGCAGGACTACAGACATGTACCCTTTATGAACTGAAAGTAGCAGCCTATATTGGCGAGGGAAAGGGGCGTTACTCCATACCGATGATAATACGGACAGGAG TACAAACACCAGAAACCATGCTTATACAGAAAGCAACAG AGCCTCGTTATGTACCCAAGATAGTGAGGATGTACCCCGTCTCCGACCCAGCGGGTATCTATGTCAAGTGGACT CCGCCAAGTCAGTATTACGGCCCAACAATAGCTGGATATGTAATAGCGTTCAGGGAGGCCAAGTCACCAGATAAATCCTTCCAGACCTGCTACATCCGGGGTATCAACACTTCATATCATGTCATCAAAGGAGTCCGTAAAGGGGTTGAGTACGAGGTCAAAATAGCAGCCTATAATCCGTCTGGAGATGGCCCCTTTTCACTCGCGAAACTGGTCCGAAATTCAG gTGAGAGAATAAGCAGTGTTCAAGTAAAGCAGATCCTGAAGAAAAACAAGATAAAACTTCCTACGTGA